One Pseudanabaena sp. FACHB-2040 genomic window carries:
- a CDS encoding DNA double-strand break repair nuclease NurA: MPISPSQIRRLLEENKDAFSGFNLQTYELLKAYRKGWAEYGSLPLDQRIGRMKGVPLPAGARPLEDGPVDDKGIVRFPCRWANREEGHDWVRQVLTGITTFAVDGSQIFPSKDLSLPIALIQIGWFENPHLPTGSYKKDIRLEILTPDDLKTGPQGQLGDRRVNIRRFEMEIERLVEFMESCADSQRCLVFFDGSLVVTFAEPFDDESQAAYVQAILKLLKASEQYRVPLVGYVDTSYAHDLTRLLHHTCALLETERIHDAQVLTPYLDWGDRSPLYRCDRGGILEQYGELCDRIGFTYLKTTRDNYPVRLEIPLWLWEAGQLDAVLDWVRAEVVVGGGYPYAIETADQTAVLQTQDRQVFYRILQEWAEQESIKLRFSRKMVSKVRRR; encoded by the coding sequence ATGCCGATCAGTCCATCGCAGATTCGCAGATTGCTGGAGGAAAACAAAGACGCCTTTTCCGGCTTTAATCTGCAAACTTATGAGTTATTGAAGGCATACCGAAAGGGGTGGGCTGAGTATGGCTCGCTGCCGCTAGACCAGCGTATTGGGCGGATGAAGGGCGTGCCTCTACCTGCAGGTGCTCGGCCGTTAGAGGATGGGCCGGTGGACGACAAGGGTATAGTCCGTTTTCCGTGCCGTTGGGCGAATCGGGAGGAAGGGCATGACTGGGTGCGGCAGGTGCTCACCGGCATTACCACGTTTGCTGTGGACGGGTCGCAGATTTTCCCCAGCAAAGATCTGTCTCTGCCGATTGCTTTAATCCAAATTGGCTGGTTTGAAAATCCTCACCTGCCGACGGGCAGCTACAAAAAAGACATTCGCCTGGAAATTCTCACGCCGGACGATCTAAAGACTGGGCCGCAGGGGCAATTGGGCGATCGGCGGGTGAACATTCGCCGGTTTGAAATGGAGATCGAGCGGCTGGTGGAGTTTATGGAGTCTTGCGCCGACTCTCAGCGCTGCCTGGTCTTTTTTGACGGGTCGCTGGTCGTCACTTTTGCCGAGCCTTTCGACGATGAGAGTCAGGCCGCCTATGTCCAGGCCATCTTGAAGCTGCTCAAGGCTAGCGAACAGTATCGAGTGCCGCTGGTGGGCTATGTTGATACCTCCTATGCCCACGACCTGACCCGGCTGCTGCACCACACCTGTGCTCTGCTAGAAACCGAGCGCATTCACGATGCTCAGGTGCTCACTCCCTACCTTGACTGGGGCGATCGCAGTCCCCTCTATCGTTGCGATCGCGGCGGCATTTTAGAGCAGTATGGGGAGCTGTGCGATCGCATTGGCTTTACCTACCTCAAGACCACCCGCGATAACTACCCGGTGCGCCTAGAAATCCCCCTGTGGCTGTGGGAAGCTGGGCAGCTCGATGCAGTATTAGACTGGGTGCGAGCCGAGGTGGTCGTCGGCGGCGGCTACCCCTACGCCATTGAAACGGCAGACCAAACAGCGGTGCTGCAAACCCAGGATCGGCAGGTGTTTTACCGCATCCTGCAGGAATGGGCCGAGCAGGAGTCGATTAAGCTGCGCTTCTCACGCAAGATGGTCAGTAAGGTGCGGCGGCGCTGA